In the genome of Cupriavidus taiwanensis, one region contains:
- a CDS encoding AI-2E family transporter: MKDPEPTVTPRLPPAAWYSVGTVAYLLTALALWTVLHANLVAALLSGLLLYSLVDVLAPRLKRLHQRHDALAVAILSALILLGLTLAGWLLVRFVSGEGNTLDGLLNHVADIIDRSRGQLPPWVSDALPNGVDELANTLIDTLREHAAMAQKLGAEVLRTLVHILIGLVIGAMVALYRAVARPNRRPLAAALVARARTLQQAFSQFIFAQIQISTINTVLTALYLLLVLPLFGVHLPLSKTLVVITFVAGLLPVLGNLISNTAIVVASLSVSLPIAVGSLVFLVVIHKLEYFLNARIIGARIQAAAWELLMVMLLMETLYGIPGVIAGPIFYAYLKRELAGAGLI; encoded by the coding sequence ATGAAAGACCCCGAACCGACCGTCACCCCGCGCCTGCCGCCGGCCGCGTGGTACAGCGTCGGCACCGTCGCCTACCTGCTGACCGCGCTGGCGCTCTGGACCGTGCTGCACGCCAACCTGGTGGCGGCGCTGCTGTCCGGGCTGCTGCTGTATTCGCTGGTGGACGTGCTGGCGCCGCGCCTGAAGCGCCTGCACCAGCGCCACGACGCGCTCGCGGTGGCGATCCTGTCGGCGCTGATCCTGCTGGGGCTGACGCTGGCCGGCTGGCTGCTGGTGCGTTTTGTCAGCGGCGAGGGCAATACCCTGGACGGCCTGCTCAACCACGTCGCCGACATCATCGACCGCTCGCGCGGGCAGCTGCCGCCGTGGGTCAGCGACGCGCTGCCCAATGGCGTCGACGAACTGGCCAACACGCTGATCGACACGCTGCGCGAACACGCCGCGATGGCGCAGAAGCTGGGCGCCGAGGTGCTGCGCACGCTGGTCCATATCCTGATCGGGCTGGTGATCGGCGCGATGGTGGCGCTGTACCGCGCGGTGGCGCGCCCCAACCGGCGCCCGCTGGCGGCCGCGCTGGTGGCGCGCGCGCGCACGCTGCAGCAGGCGTTCTCGCAGTTCATCTTCGCGCAGATCCAGATCTCCACCATCAACACCGTGCTGACCGCGCTCTACCTGCTGCTGGTGCTGCCGCTGTTCGGCGTGCACCTGCCGCTGAGCAAGACCCTGGTGGTGATCACCTTTGTCGCGGGCCTGCTGCCGGTGCTGGGCAACCTGATCTCGAACACGGCCATCGTGGTGGCCTCGCTGTCGGTATCGCTGCCGATCGCGGTGGGCTCGCTGGTGTTCCTGGTGGTGATCCACAAGCTCGAGTACTTCCTCAACGCGCGCATCATCGGCGCGCGCATCCAGGCGGCGGCGTGGGAACTGCTGATGGTGATGCTGCTGATGGAAACGCTGTACGGCATCCCGGGCGTGATCGCCGGGCCGATCTTCTACGCGTACCTGAAGCGCGAACTGGCCGGTGCCGGGCTGATTTGA